Genomic DNA from Hordeum vulgare subsp. vulgare chromosome 2H, MorexV3_pseudomolecules_assembly, whole genome shotgun sequence:
ctctctcaagtactcagggccaaacacagCAATAATAGCCTTGCAGAACTTATACAGGGACTCTAGGCAAGTAGACTCGTTCATACGGACGTACTCGTCAATAAGATCACCGggcactccgtatgcaagcattcggatgacggcagtgcatttctgataagaggaaGAACCTATCTTGCCAAcggcatcctctttgcactcgaaatagtcaTCATAGTCGACCACCCCCTCTCTAATACGGTTGAAAAGATGCCTACTCATACGAAAACGGAGGCAGAATTTTTGATGCTTGAATAACGGGTTTGTTgtatcaaagtagtccttccaaagaaggaaatgcccgctctctcggttgcgattcaacgCCGGAAGATGGCCCGGAATGGAGCCACGGAACAACGGCCGCTAGCTGTTGAGCtggtgatggaccaacacggcagccaatacctcctcctcgtcatcggacGACAAATCGTCGGAGTCGCAAAAAAAATTGTGAAAAAAGAACTCGTCGGCAGAGTCCATCTTGTACTTTGGCAAACTGTCGAACAACTTGCGGGCGTCGACGAAGAAGACGGCCAACGAAGGGAGTCGCGGCGCGCACGGACCAGCTAGCTGACATGCCGGTGTCCCACGAGCGTGCCGGTGAGGATCTGACCGGGCGGCGAGGCGGCTCCCCGGCGGGCTGTgtggtgtgtggggggggggagtGGGAAGCAGTTGGCTCCCCGACGGCAAGACGGCAGCGGTGGCGGGCGACGTGGGAGTGGGCGGCGTTGCTGGACGGATGTAGAGGCACCGGCGGCTGGCAGAGTCGCCGGAAAAATGGGCGGCGGCAGCGACGAAGGAGGCGGGCGAGGGTTAGATGTGAGGAGGCCAATGTGCCTCCGACCAGCGGGCCCGGAGGTAGAGAAGTCAAGCGTGCGCGCGTCCGTCGCGtgtccgcgccgacgcaaatTCGGCTCAAAAATGGACCGGGAATGAGTCGTCCGCGGACGAAAATCGGATGTGCGTTCGTTTGGGTCGACGTGTTGGGCCGTCTTTtgtgtccgcgccgacccaaacggacggcggcgAACGAAATGAGTCGCTCCATTAAAATTGTTCTTATTAACATAATACTAGACGTCTACTACCATGAAATGCATTATTGACATACTGTCTATGCAACCATCGACACCTCTAATCAGTTGCAAGTCTTTAAAGACCTAAAGGGGGTCGCGAGAAACTACCGGACAAATGAGCAAACCTCTATAAGCAGTCACTTGTCAGATAATGTAGGATGTGCAGTTCCTCACTCCCTGTCGCCACTCACGAGCATGAGAATAATAAATGTTCATGAGACTACGAGCATTGCTACCTAGTAAATCTTTGTCAATCCCAAGCAAGCAATCAAATAACCAGAAAGTAACGGCAGAAAACTACACACAACCAATTGCCATTGGAAGACCCAACGGAGAGGATTAGCAAGCGAAATTCAATTCTGAAGAAGCAATGTTATCTAGTAGTATATGCGTCAGAATTCAGAAAGTGGAAGTACTCACTGGGATCGGTGGTGGTGACCATGCCGGCGCCCTGGAAGTAGCAGGAGCCGCCGGCCTTGCCCTGCGACTGGTAGTAGGTGTTGAAGGCGAACGAGGCGTGACTCCGCACGTCGTTGGGCTGGTAGCACCCCTCCCCGGCCTGTATCGCCGTGCAATCAGACCGGCCGGGGCCGCATGCCCAGTCCATGGCAGCCTGCACCGCCTTCTCGTCGGCGTCGTCGGACGCGATGCAGAACGTCCGGTCCGTCGTATCGTTCCCCAGGAAACCGTCCTTCCCGGTCACGTGGAGCAGGTACACCGGCGTGCCGTTGCCGTGGAAGAGCCCCCAGTTGGCCTCCGACGCCGGCCCCGGCCGGAGGTCCTCGTTGAAGAGCTCGTAGATGTAGACGCTGGCCTGTGCGCCGGGCCGCATAGGCGTCCCGGGCTTGTCGGTGACGTGCTTGATGAGGTTGGAGTTGTAGGTGTTGGCGTTGTCCTTGCTGGCGTAGGGTTCTTCCTTGCGGTCCCCGTAGGACGGCCACCCGGTCTCGGTGACCAGCACGGGGATGCCGGCGCTGACGTTGAGGTTCTTGAGGGCGACGTACACAGCGTCGAGCATGGCGTCGAAGACGTTGGTGTAGTGGAGCAGCGTGTTGGGGTCGACCATCTCCAGCGAGGGCGGGAGGGGCTTGAACATGGCGTTGTCGACCGGGACGACCCCGCTGCTCTGCATCAGCGAGTAGTAGGGGTAGAGGTTGAGCATGAGCGGCGCGGAGGTGTTGGCGAGGTGGGAgaggagcgggaggaggaagGATTTGGCGAGGGACTGGTTGAAGTAGGCCTGGGACGGGGGGAAGGGCTCGAGGACGATGGAGAAAGGGAGCGGGGTGGAGACGGGGATGGACGAGAGGTTGGCGGCAGCGAGCGCGGCGGCGAGGGACTGGATGGCGGGGAGGAGGACGGGGAGCGCGGAGGGCAGGGCGGTGGGGACCTCGTCGCCGACGGCGATGGCGGAGATGAGGCCCGGGGCGTAGGGGAGCACCCGGCGGGCGACCCAGGCGGAGGCGGTGGCCGGGGAGGAGCCGAGCGCGAGGAGCTCGTCGTTGGGGACTCCGACGATGGCGCTGGCGCCGGAGGACGCGAGCGCGGAGAGCAGGCGTGGGTCGGCGTCGTAGAGGCGCACGTGGGTGATGCGCTGCGCGCGGAGGAACGCGGCGAGGTCCGACGGGGACAGCAGGTTGGTCACCGCCGTGCCGATCGTGACGCCGACGTACGGGTCGCCGGAGCCTGCCGCCGACACCGAGCCTGCGGTGCAGGCAAACATTAGCAGGCGCAGAAACAGGCAAGTAAGCGtatgtggagagagagagagagagagagagcttacaGCGCAAACATGAATGGAGGCAGCAGAGAAGGTGGAGCGAAAGGAGGAGCGAGCTGCATGTGCCTCCTCTGCTCCTAGCCCCCATTGTCCAGCTTGTCGTGCTCCTGCtgggaagggaagggaagggaagggaatGGGATTGGattgcctctcctctcctcttttgAGAGAGATTGGTGGTGCGTGCTTTCTCCGGCAATTTCCTTCCCTTGCCTGAATTGCGGAGTGAGAGTGAGGATGGAAGAGGGTGGTGTGGGATGGGGGTGGGGAGCAAAGGTAAGAGGGGGAATTTTGTTGAGTCGGGGTTGGTGATGGGGGACGGGATGAATCTCGAATTGGCTGTTTGTTTCTTACTTTCTTGGTTGTTAGCTTCTCTTTCCGAGGGGAGGCTCCTTTTTTGAATGGATTCTCTTTATGAGGTTTATTTGGTAGTGCTAGGTATTAATTAGTACTTAATCTTCCTTACT
This window encodes:
- the LOC123425926 gene encoding glucan endo-1,3-beta-glucosidase 1-like, with translation MGARSRGGTCSSLLLSLHLLCCLHSCLRCSVSAAGSGDPYVGVTIGTAVTNLLSPSDLAAFLRAQRITHVRLYDADPRLLSALASSGASAIVGVPNDELLALGSSPATASAWVARRVLPYAPGLISAIAVGDEVPTALPSALPVLLPAIQSLAAALAAANLSSIPVSTPLPFSIVLEPFPPSQAYFNQSLAKSFLLPLLSHLANTSAPLMLNLYPYYSLMQSSGVVPVDNAMFKPLPPSLEMVDPNTLLHYTNVFDAMLDAVYVALKNLNVSAGIPVLVTETGWPSYGDRKEEPYASKDNANTYNSNLIKHVTDKPGTPMRPGAQASVYIYELFNEDLRPGPASEANWGLFHGNGTPVYLLHVTGKDGFLGNDTTDRTFCIASDDADEKAVQAAMDWACGPGRSDCTAIQAGEGCYQPNDVRSHASFAFNTYYQSQGKAGGSCYFQGAGMVTTTDPSHDSCIFVGSKLYSNVTKSDGANTTTTQTSDAAGSAVWKLRTGREKGFFSVLRLLLSLMVVVIMTNSNFWT